TTACCAGGaaagctgagaagtgtgatccctcAATAGTTGGAaatggtcaggatgcctcctggacaggcctcggggaagacccaggacacgttggagagactacgtcTCTCAAGTGACCTCGGAATGCCTCGAgatccaccaggaggagctggacaaagtagctgggaagagggaagtctgggcctccctgcttaggctgctgcccctgcgacccgacctcagataagcggaagaagatggatggatggatgatgcagGTCCGAGGTATTCAAAACCACGGGAGGTCCAATTGGTTGGATTTTTTGGTGCATTGCCACCAAGCTGCTGTCAGCGGGATCAAGAggattaacacacacacaacattttgCTGCTGTGTCTCTCCTGTCCACTCCACTGTCAGCACCATCACTAACCAAAGgatgaacaggaagtgatatcACTGACGTGATTATGTCATCATGGCACAATAGGTTGCTGTGTTCCTCTGTCGTACCAAGTAGAGCCAAACACCATAGATCTGTACAAAACCCTTAAATCCAAATCATGTCTTCAAACTTTTGTTCAAACTTGGCCCTCTGGTGCCCTCTAGTGGCAGCAGGCACTATGTCCCAGTACTCAAGTGGtttgaagacatttgtagaAAAGCTATTCTACAAGTATAACATAGCACAAATCAGAAACCCGAGGACATTTCTCGAACATGAGATAttttgaagtgtgtgtgtgtgtgtgtggtgctccCTTGAAGGCCTGTCAAGACACGATCTGTTGCTAGGCAGGTTTCTGGTTGAGACCAACGTATTGCGCCCCCACCTCCCAGCGATTGTTATCCAGTGTCACGAGGGACGGGTCTATAGCAACAAAGTGTGTGAGATGATGTAAACACACATGTTCTCATAAATGTGAAAAACTGTTGGAACATTTACATCATCCCATACAGATATTTATCCAAACTTGTCAAAACGAATTCGTGATAATTGTAAATGTCAGCCGAGGAAATACTATGCTACTCTGAGCTTGTCCACAAGGGGGCAGTGTAGAACAAACACTCGCACTAAATTAACTCAATTGCTTACTTACACGTAGCCCTTTGAGTGCGTTGACACCGAGAAGCACGTTAAAATACTGTCAACGCCAGAATGTTGGGAGTCAAAACTCTCAAAATACTGCGCATGCGTGATGGACAGTTTTTTGTCTATCGACTTTTATTTCGTTTTCAACACTAAAGTGCATAAATATATGCAGATAAAATGTATACAACAGCAGggatatataaaaatgaaaatattaaaagaaagcaCGATATGCAGCAATGCCATTTTTAGTCAtcttgagtgatggacagttacaatagtaaaaaataaacccaaaaagtcgccatcttggctacgtaacGGAAAGACTACCTTCAGCGGGTGAAATTGAATAAGCGGTATTTTAGTGACATCTAGTGTTCAGCTAGCAGATGACAACGCAATAAAGCTAGTGGTAGTGTTCTCCACATTGCCGCTAATATGACCTGATATCTTATACAGCACCTCATGAGTTTTTCGCCCCAGTGATGCGTTCCCGTATGGATGCGACTATTTACAAATGTGGACtcgtcttttcttttttttttccaaccaccAAAAATCCCACGAACTTCCCATGTAGACAGGTCCATAACACATTATCTAAACATCACACATCTCCCTCAGTGTGTTGGTCAACAGGAAGCAGCACAAATAGGTAGAACtcacaaaataaaagtcagGTTTATTGTCAAACAACAAACTTCGCACATACATCAAAACAGGCGGCCAGAAAACAAAAAGTCgctgacaaaaagaaaaaaagaaaagaggctCTTTTCTTTGGCCTTCCCTCCCATACAAACAAAGTAGTTATGGTACAGCTAAAGTACATACATTAAATTTACTGGAATGTCAAGAGTTCAACCGCTGAAgagattttgtgtgtttgttgtttggGGGGTGTAACATGGTCAAAGATTCTGTTAAAGAAGCACCGATTTTGTCTGAGAGAGAAACCCTCCTCTGAACaatatgtacaaaaatataaaatgtaaataaaaatacaaactaaTTCTCCTCTGGAGTCGCAATTGTTGAAGTCAGAATTCGGCGCCAGGGTGGTGTCAGGTTCCTCAAGAGAATTTAAGTTTGGGGTTGTTTGTGGATGCTGTTGAACTCTACTTGCTAAATGACCATGTTGCTTATTTTATTCTTTGTCCTCCAGCCCCTCCCCCTGAGGTGAAGAAGCGGGAAGTGGGACACAGCAGGACACAGCGTGAGAAAACCTATCAATCGTCATCGTCTGTTTTCTGCTTCTTGGTCTCAACGTCGTCCTGAAAGAGAAAGATGACACCTTAGAAGGTGcactgtgttttgaaggtgacaCCGTAAGAATGTCGCCTTACCTCGtcgtcatcttcatcatcttcgGCCGCCCGCTTTGTGCCACCCTCCAGCTCgtcatcatcctcctcctcgtcttcctcgTCACCTGTAGGAACGACAATTTCCATGGTGAAATGCGCTGTGAGATTTTGGGGAACAAGGACGcttcaaaacataaaaaaggtaCCTTCTCCGTCATCTTCCTCGTCCTCTTCATCCACCTCCTCATCTTCCTCGTCATCTATGTCTGGCTCGCCGTTCTCCTCATTCTCCTGGAGCACAAGCGGTTCAGTTGAATAAAAGTATTTGGTGCTGCATTAGTATATACACAAGCAGACCGCCCTACCTTTCCATTGGTCGCGGCATCTTTGCcattctccttctcctccaccagcttcttctccttcaagtcctgaatgaaaatgaaacatttagTTTGACACTTAACTTGAAAGTTTGATTAAAGTGAACATTtagattaatgacgttaaatTGAACATTTACATTCATAGTTCATGTTATGCTAGCAGCGGTGCATGCTGGGAGCTTTCTATTGGTCCCTGTAGGCCTCTCCCTCCTCTCCAAAGTGTGGTAATGTGATACTTGTGCGATGTGGCCCCAGGGTATTGTGGGTATTGCAGTGCAAGTCGCCATATGTCACCAGACACGCCCGGGAGACGTACTGCAATACCCATGATGCAACGCTCCATTTAAACCACACAGGAGGGCGCCCAGCAAGGGGGAGGGGTAACGTGGGGGGCGGGGGAGGCGGCTGTGTGAGCGCGCGTTGCACGCGGCTGCTTGTAACGGAGGACAATAGAAGAAGACGAAGACACATGGCGGATATCACACCGGAAAACTTGGATTGTACTACATtaactacaaataaaaatggaagTGTGATACATTATCACTAGAGTGGGTTCAATAAAAATGATAGTTAATAATTTTTATATCGATATGCAACTAAGTAACTATGTATAAGCAATGTAAATGTCTACAAGGTGGTTCAGTTCCAAAGCAGATTAAGAAACAAAGCACGAACACGCAAATCACACCTCCACGCACGCACGTACACGCACACAAGTGGGCTGCATtactaaaaaagaaagaaactttCCTCCCGAGACGCACGCGCGCCGCCAACACGCACACGCAACACGCCATAGAGAAAAAGCGGAAGCTGCCGATCTTGTACAATGCAGAGCCGGACCAGAACCAGCACCGTGTCTAG
This sequence is a window from Dunckerocampus dactyliophorus isolate RoL2022-P2 chromosome 2, RoL_Ddac_1.1, whole genome shotgun sequence. Protein-coding genes within it:
- the ptmab gene encoding prothymosin alpha-B — translated: MADTKVESGSDISAKDLKEKKLVEEKENGKDAATNGKENEENGEPDIDDEEDEEVDEEDEEDDGEGDEEDEEEDDDELEGGTKRAAEDDEDDDEDDVETKKQKTDDDD